The Colletotrichum higginsianum IMI 349063 chromosome 2, whole genome shotgun sequence genome has a segment encoding these proteins:
- a CDS encoding VeA protein, with product MSFHTGGHPSHHNAGYKVETDNMAQRPTSWAPSPSYGPPRPEGAYTYGPEQTRPPALTSMNPQYGSAMREHQPEYYQPEYQQAQYYRQDYHHHQYQQQQQPPPPPPHEFHQPPSPVYHQPPQYHQHQAPPPPPPRQPAQLTDPYRTAPMHRYLQEPPRESPTTAPGGEPYDQYQAAREAHLLKRDQPPPMPYVTQGAPRMLNDTYEGKVAIPFTPPSLRIPAQRAGSAMLTRGASWSADSQPDRLKIEDLLSGGGSDLMAIQCAPGPEVKPVPNEYEIFFRQQPKAARCCGYGERDRRVIDPPPIVQLRINNPDLTPDEVYQRIRHPAYVVHCTIWDQFGKADMTNMPDDVLRPGKRLMGSLVSSPFVGQDENGQEGCFFCFPDMSVRTPGLFRLKFALVVVDPMHRSPRAPIKCNILSDVFQVFNAKDFPGMQASTPLTKRLKEQGCLISIKKGNDKSGAKNARQQDDSGDEDEEEETTTPKRKKTRKQK from the coding sequence ATGTCCTTCCACACGGGCGGACATCCATCACACCACAACGCCGGCTACAAGGTGGAAACGGACAACATGGCTCAAAGGCCCACCTCGTGggctccctcgccgtcgtacGGCCCGCCCAGGCCAGAGGGCGCCTACACCTATGGACCCGAACAGACGCGGCCACCAGCCCTGACGAGCATGAACCCGCAGTACGggtcggcgatgcgggaACACCAGCCCGAATATTACCAGCCCGAGTACCAGCAGGCCCAGTACTATCGCCAGGACtatcaccaccaccaataccagcaacaacagcaaccaccaccaccaccaccacacgAATTCCACCAACCGCCCTCGCCGGTCTACCATCAGCCGCCGCAGTACCACCAGCACcaagcgccgccgccgccgccgccgcgccaaCCCGCACAGCTCACAGACCCTTACAGGACGGCCCCCATGCACCGGTACCTCCAAGAACCACCCCGCGaatcgccgacgacggcgccgggcgGCGAGCCGTACGACCAGTACCAGGCGGCGAGAGAAGCGCACCTGCTCAAGCGTGACCAGCCGCCCCCGATGCCGTACGTGACGCAGGGGGCGCCGCGTATGCTGAACGACACGTACGAAGGAAAGGTGGCCATCCCCTTCACGCCGCCGAGTCTGAGGATCCCCGCGCAACGGGCCGGGTCTGCGATGTTGACGCGGGGAGCGTCGTGGAGCGCCGACAGCCAGCCGGACAGGCTCAAGATTGAGGACCTCCTGAGCGGCGGGGGCAGCGACCTGATGGCGATCCAGTGCGCACCCGGGCCGGAGGTGAAGCCGGTCCCGAACGAGTACGAGATCTTCTTCCGCCAGCAGCCCAAGGCGGCGCGGTGCTGCGGCTACGGCGAGAGGGACCGGAGGGTGATCGACCCGCCGCCCATCGTCCAGCTGAGGATCAACAACCCCGACCTCACGCCCGACGAGGTGTACCAGCGGATCCGCCACCCGGCCTACGTCGTCCACTGCACGATCTGGGACCAGTTCGGCAAGGCGGACATGACCAACATGCCCGACGACGTGTTGAGGCCCGGGAAGCGGCTCATGGGCTCGCTCGTGTCGTCGCCCTTTGTGGGCCAGGACGAGAACGGCCAGGAGggctgcttcttctgcttccCCGACATGTCGGTCCGCACGCCCGGCCTCTTCCGCCTCAAgttcgccctcgtcgtcgtcgatccCATGCACAGGTCGCCGCGGGCGCCCATCAAATGCAACATTCTCAGCGACGTCTTCCAGGTCTTCAACGCCAAAGACTTCCCCGGCATGCAGGCCAGCACGCCTCTCACGAAGCGTCTCAAGGAGCAGGGGTGTCTGATTTCCATCAAGAAGGGCAACGACAAGTCGGGCGCCAAGAACGCGCGCCAACAGGACGACAGCggggatgaggacgaggaagaagagacgACAACGCCCAAGCGGAAGAAGACGCGGAAGCAGAAGTGA
- a CDS encoding Major facilitator superfamily transporter — translation MATHPDPAEVEMAAAPGPPRATSTAAAAKDGDPFLVDFARPYDAENPLDWPAGRKWMVTDVLSATGFNRIMVSTIMAPALTNIAAELDMTATESAMALSIYLLATALGPLVIGPLSEIYGRQVVLHASSAWFLVWNVLCGFATTKGTLIAARFLAGFGASAIYALGGGVLGDIWRPEQRGRSMGVYLLIPLLGAAVGECPVRPPVSGPIIGGFIAARTTWRWMFWSTSIFQAAMIFVSLFSFPESYGALVLRRRAARLRKETGEARYRTAGERLEADRSPSDVVGRALTRPLRLLLFHPIIQVTAVLSGFNYGIMYVTLSTFSDLWKGQYGQSVEISGLHYIACSLGELVGSQVGGPMMDFLYGRRQQPTPESRVMLMFLGIVPAWAGVLAYGWTAQYRLHWLLVDAGVVVMMFGMQLSGMPATAYVIDTYGEHTSSAMAATQFVKSLTAFLFPLFAPSMYGALGYGWANSVMALAGVAISLPLPVFLWRYGARLRARASSTY, via the exons ATGGCCACACATCCCGACCCCGCCGAGGTGGAAATGGCCGCGGCTCCGGGGCCGCCCCGGGCCACATCAACGGCGGCTGCTGCAAAAGACGGGGACCCGTTCCTGGTAGACTTTGCGCGGCCCTACGACGCCGAAAACCCTCTCGACTGGCCGGCGGGCCGCAAGTGGATGGTGACCGACGTGCTCTCGGCCACGGGCTTCAACCGCATCATGGTGTCGACCATCATGGCGCCCGCGCTGACCAACATCGCGGCGGAGCTGGACATGACGGCGACCGAGTCGGCCATGGCCCTGTCCATCTACCTCCTCGCGACGGCCTTGGGCCCCCTGGTCATCGGGCCGCTATCCGAGATCTACGGGCGGCAGGTCGTGCTCCACGCGTCGAGCGCCTGGTTCCTCGTCTGGAACGTGCTCTGCGGGTTCGCGACGACCAAGGGGACGCTGATCGCCGCCCGCTTCCTCGCGGGGTTCGGCGCCAGCGCCATCTACGCCCTCGGGGGCGGGGTCCTCGGGGACATTTGGCGGCCGGAGCAGAGGGGCCGGTCAATGGGCGTCTACCTGCTCATCCCGCTGCTGGGCGCAGCCGTCGGCGAGTGCCCCGTTCGTCCGCCTGTGAGCG GTCCCATCATCGGCGGGTTTATAGCCGCCCGCACGACCTGGCGCTGGATGTTCTGGTCGACGTCCATCTTCCAGGCCGCCATGATCTTCGTCTCGCTCTTCAGCTTTCCCGAGTCCTACGGTGCCCTGGTGCTccggcgccgcgccgcgcGGCTTCGCAAGGAGACCGGCGAGGCCCGCTACCGTACGGCGGGCGAgcggctcgaggccgacagGTCCCCGTCGGACGTCGTGGGCCGGGCCCTGACGCGGCCTCTCCGACTGCTGCTGTTCCACCCCATCATCCAGGTCACTGCCGTCCTGTCCGGGTTCAACTACGGCATCATGTACGTGACGCTGTCGACGTTTTCCGACCTGTGGAAGGGCCAGTACGGGCAGTCCGTCGAGATCAGCGGGCTGCACTACATTGCCTGTTCCctgggcgagctcgtcgggtCGCAGGTCGGCGGGCCCATGATGGACTTCCTATACGGGCGTCGGCAGCAGCCCACGCCCGAGTCTCGGGTCATGCTGATGTTTTTGGGCATCGTGCCCGCCTGGGCCGGGGTGTTGGCGTACGGCTGGACGGCGCAGTACCGTCTCCActggctcctcgtcgacgccggggTCGTTGTCATGATGTTTGGGATGCAGCTGAGCGGCATGCCCG CGACGGCGTACGTTATCGACACGTACGGGGAGCACACGAGCAGTGCCATGGCGGCCACGCAGTTTGTCAAGAGCCTGACGGCCTTCTTGTTCCCCCTGTTCGCCCCGAGCATGTACGGCGCGCTGGGATACGGGTGGGCGAACAGCGTCATGGCCCTGGCGGGCGTGGCCATCTCCCTCCCGCTTCCCGTCTTCCTCTGGCGGTACGGAGCCCGGCTGCGCGCCagagcgtcgtcgacgtACTGA
- a CDS encoding DNA photolyase: MTARPRVIYWFRTDLRLHDSPALAAALALEPAVLWPIFTWDPHYVYRARGGLNRWQFLLDCQNDLSESISKLNPKSKLFVLREGPQTLFPKLFKAWGVTHLVFEKDTDAYARERDEVVMRAAEAAGVEVIVKSGRTLWDSDAVVEKHGGKPTMSMSQLQAAGAKVGPIAKPIPAPERLPDPGEMPVDFEPTPPETVPDFNAEQRTRGDAAYQRIAGPEGDFAIETMEELGFPPASTPHRGGETRALAMLEAMAADEKYTATFEKPKTSPAAFEPQSTTFLSPFLHFGALSVREFYWRVQGVVARYGKGASKVPESLTGQLLFRDMYFAAHAALGHRFTQTANNPYCRFIPWHLPSKVDAETGLVTGEYHVDSEQADEWFRRWKYGMTGFPWIDALMRQLREEGWIHHLGRHAVACFLTRGGCYVDWERGCEVFEEWLLDHEPACNAGNWQWLSCTAFFSQYFRCYSPVAFGQKWDRQGAFVRRWVPELANLDAKYIYEPWKAPLPDQKKAGVRVTGRGGEREAGVYPKPMFDFDERRTACLAAMKKAYGVGLQGNDDKVRDGSWRELFAGEGTEMTDEFGSGRAGPRGDEITPAKRSADEGSAEQHADKKQRS, translated from the exons ATGACTGCCCGCCCTCGCGTCATTTACTGGTTCCGGACCGACCTCCGATTGCACGATTCgcccgccctcgcggccgcTCTCGCGCTCGAACCGGCCGTCCTCTGGCCCATCTTCACCTGGGATCCGCATTATGTCTACCGCGCCCGCGGGGGGCTGAACCGGTGGCAGTTTTT GCTGGATTGCCAGAACGACCTGTCCGAGAGCATCAGCAAGCTGAACCCCAAGTCAAAGCTGTTCGTGCTGCGCGAGGGCCCGCAGACTCTGTTCCCCAAGCTGTTCAAGGCGTGGGGGGTGACGCACCTGGTCTTCGAAAAGGACACGGACGCGTACGCGCGCGAGCGGGACGAGGTGGTCATgagggcggccgaggcggcgggcgtcgaggtcatCGTCAAGAGCGGGCGGACGCTGTGGGAcagcgacgccgtcgtcgagaagcacgGCGGCAAGCCGACCATGTCCATGTCGCAGCtgcaggcggcgggcgccaaGGTCGGGCCCATCGCGAAGCCGATCCCCGCGCCGGAGCGGCTACCGGACCCCGGCGAGATGCCGGTGGATTTcgagccgacgccgcccgagacggtGCCCGACTTCAACGCGGAGCAGCGGACGCGGGGGGACGCGGCGTACCAGAGGATCGCGGGTCCCGAGGGGGACTTTGCCATCGAGACgatggaggagctggggTTCCCGCCGGCCAGCACGCCGCACAGGGGCGGGGAGACGCGGGCGCTCGCCATGCtcgaggcgatggcggcagACGAAAAGTACACGGCCACGTTcgagaagcccaagacgAGCCCGGCGGCGTTCGAGCCGCAGTCGACGACGTTCCTGTCGCCGTTCCTGCACTTCGGGGCGCTGTCGGTGCGCGAGTTCTACTGGCGCGTGCAGGGCGTCGTGGCCAGGTACGGCAAGGGGGCGTCCAAGGTGCCGGAGAGCCTGACGGGGCAGCTGCTGTTCCGCGACATGTACTTCGCGGCGCACGCCGCGCTGGGCCACCGGTTCACGCAGACGGCCAACAACCCCTACTGCCGCTTCATCCCGTGGCACCTGCCGTCCAAGGTGGACGCGGAGACGGGCCTCGTCACGGGCGAGTACCACGTCGACTCGGAGCAGGCGGACGAGTGGTTCCGGCGGTGGAAGTACGGCATGACGGGGTTCCCGTGGATCGACGCGCTCATGCGGCAGCTGCGCGAGGAGGGCTGGATCCACCACCTCGGCCGGCACGCGGTCGCCTGCTTCCTGACGCGGGGAGGCTGCTACGTCGACTGGGAGCGCGGCTGCGAGGTGTTTGAGGAGTGGCTGCTCGACCACGAGCCGGCGTGCAACGCGGGCAACTGGCAGTGGCTCAGCTGcacggccttcttctcgcaGTACTTCCGCTGCTACAGCCCCGTCGCGTTCGGGCAGAAGTGGGACAGGCAGGGGGCGTTCGTGCGGCGCTGGGTGCCGGAGCTCGCGAACCTGGATGCGAAGTACATCTACGAGCCGTGGAAGGCCCCGCTGCCGGaccagaagaaggccgggGTCAGGGTGACGGGCCGCGGCGGGGAGCGGGAGGCCGGGGTGTACCCGAAGCCCATGTTCGACTTCGAcgagaggaggacggcgtgcctggcggcgatgaagaaggcGTACGGGGTCGGCCTGCagggcaacgacgacaaggtcCGCGACGGCAGCTGGCGCGAGCTGTTTGCGGGCGAGGGCACCGAGATGACGGACGAGTTCGGGAGCGGCAGGGCGGGGCCGCGGGGCGACGAGATCACGCCGGCCAAGCggagcgccgacgagggcagCGCCGAGCAGCACGCGGACAAGAAGCAGAGGTCCTGA